A genome region from Acipenser ruthenus chromosome 29, fAciRut3.2 maternal haplotype, whole genome shotgun sequence includes the following:
- the LOC117429117 gene encoding uncharacterized protein LOC117429117 isoform X3, whose translation MHCTRLPLQALLCSCFVPVYCGLVPPSFRGQRYIDGGFTNMQPSQEACLTVTVSPFAGEMDICPQDPTFSSYNLAVSGTNFQLTLQNCTRMADALFPPTGKALKQMYYRGYQDAIVFLQRHDLMAPQSPAESRSLSVASLRCSDGTALPAMQSSLQREGGDSNTTPTCADDSSDESEEMDWTLGSMEQTLYHSLPAWVQGALLCNIVGKLGLLGFLSSFLPARLASYILLPYTLPVFLTYSLSQRVLRWLVALPEEMFWFWQEMKHFTHFMRNVFIQSVQQQLLQSLVSRLSLSPVLSLLSPPFEEDSAGIPTLRRRSTLCLHLSGSSSLDLQALDLHGASSDALAFSFKLDLQLAVEQKPGRPALNRGSSLPWGGTLPLGFRARSLPEITFLDVEEVEDSTEETLPQQHCISQTRKRSSIHWSPEPVTSEDNCEEDTRETLPEQLCISQTCKRSSIHWSLDPVTSEDNCEEDTRETLPQQLCISQTRKRSSIHWSPEPVTSEDNCEEDTRETLPQQLCISQTRKRSSIHWSPEPVTSEDNCEEDTRETLPELLCVSQTRKRSSIHWSPDPVTSEDNCEGDTQI comes from the exons ATGCATTGTACCCGACTCCCCCTGCAGGCTTTGCTGTGCAGCTGTTTTGTGCCAGTGTACTGTGGTCTGGTACCCCCCAGTTTCAGAGGCCAG CGTTACATTGATGGGGGCTTTACCAACATGCAGCCCAGCCAGGAGGCCTGCCTCACGGTCACCGTGTCCCCTTTCGCTGGAGAGATGGACATCTGCCCTCAAGACCCGACCTTCAGCTCGTACAACCTGGCAGTGAGTGGCACCAACTTCCAGCTGACTCTCCAGAACTGCACGAGGATGGCCGACGCACTCTTCCCCCCCACGGGCAAG GCACTGAAACAGATGTACTACAGAGGATACCAGGATGCTATCGTCTTCCTGCAAAGACATG ATCTGATGGCCCCACAGTCTCCTGCCGAGTCCCGCtctctctctgtggcttctctccgCTGCAGTGATGGCACAGCCCTCCCGGCCATGCAGAGTTCTCTCCAGAGGGAGGGGGGTGACAGTAACACCACGCCCACGTGCGCAGATGACTCTTCAGATGAATCGGAGGAGATGGACTGGACGCTGGGCTCCATGGAGCAGACTCTTTACCACAGCCTCCCAGCCTGGGTTCAGGGAG CGTTGCTGTGCAACATAGTGGGGAAGCTGGGGCTGCTGGGATTTCTGAGCAGCTTCCTTCCTGCGCGCCTGGCTTCGTACATCCTGCTTCCTTACACACTTCCTGTCTTCCTCACCTACTCCCTCAGCCAGAG GGTGCTGCGCTGGCTGGTGGCCTTACCTGAGGAGATGTTCTGGTTCTGGCAGGAAATGAAGCATTTCACACACTTCATGCGAAACGTCTTCATCCAGTCTGTGCAACAGCAGCTACTGCAGAG CCTGGTGAGTCGCCTCTCCCTATCCCCGGTGCtgtccctcctctccccccccttCGAGGAGGACTCTGCTGGGATCCCCACACTGCGTCGCCGCTCCACCCTGTGCCTGCACCTCTCGGGCTCCTCTTCCCTGGACCTGCAGGCCCTGGATCTCCACGGGGCCTCCAGCGATGCCCTGGCCTTCTCCTTCAAGCTGGACCTGCAGCTAGCGGTGGAACAGAAGCCCGGCAGGCCAGCCCTGAACCGGGGCAGCTCCCTGCCCTGGGGAGGGACCCTGCCTCTGGGGTTCAGGGCTCGCTCCCTGCCGGAGATCACCTTCCTGGatgtggaggaggtggaggactCCACTGAGGAGACCCTGCCACAGCAGCACTGCATCTCACAGACCCGCAAGAGGTCCAGTATCCACTGGAGTCCGGAGCCGGTAACTTCTGAAGATAACTGCGAGGAGGACACCAGGGAGACCCTGCCAGAGCAGCTCTGCATCTCGCAGACCTGCAAGAGGTCCAGTATCCACTGGAGTCTGGATCCGGTAACTTCTGAGGATAACTGCGAGGAGGACACCAGGGAGACCCTGCCACAGCAGCTCTGCATCTCACAGACCCGCAAGAGGTCCAGTATCCACTGGAGTCCGGAGCCAGTAACTTCTGAGGATAACTGCGAGGAGGACACCAGGGAGACCCTGCCACAGCAGCTCTGCATCTCACAGACCCGCAAGAGGTCCAGTATCCACTGGAGTCCGGAGCCAGTAACTTCTGAGGATAACTGCGAGGAGGACACCAGGGAGACCCTGCCAGAGCTGCTCTGCGTCTCACAGACCCGCAAGAGGTCCAGTATCCACTGGAGTCCAGATCCAGTAACTTCTGAGGATAACTGCGAGGGTGACACACAGATCTGA
- the LOC117429117 gene encoding patatin-like phospholipase domain-containing protein 2 isoform X1 codes for MSAEAGGVQSGGPPFSISFSGSGFMVVYQFGATQCLLDLAPEVIRAAPKVYGASAGSLAAAAVVCGANMERLRDEIVAAALQLRRHFLGPLHPSFSLFKVLKSCLLRSLPENAHELATGRLHVSMTRLADGKNILVSDFQSREDLVQALLCSCFVPVYCGLVPPSFRGQRYIDGGFTNMQPSQEACLTVTVSPFAGEMDICPQDPTFSSYNLAVSGTNFQLTLQNCTRMADALFPPTGKALKQMYYRGYQDAIVFLQRHDLMAPQSPAESRSLSVASLRCSDGTALPAMQSSLQREGGDSNTTPTCADDSSDESEEMDWTLGSMEQTLYHSLPAWVQGALLCNIVGKLGLLGFLSSFLPARLASYILLPYTLPVFLTYSLSQRVLRWLVALPEEMFWFWQEMKHFTHFMRNVFIQSVQQQLLQSLVSRLSLSPVLSLLSPPFEEDSAGIPTLRRRSTLCLHLSGSSSLDLQALDLHGASSDALAFSFKLDLQLAVEQKPGRPALNRGSSLPWGGTLPLGFRARSLPEITFLDVEEVEDSTEETLPQQHCISQTRKRSSIHWSPEPVTSEDNCEEDTRETLPEQLCISQTCKRSSIHWSLDPVTSEDNCEEDTRETLPQQLCISQTRKRSSIHWSPEPVTSEDNCEEDTRETLPQQLCISQTRKRSSIHWSPEPVTSEDNCEEDTRETLPELLCVSQTRKRSSIHWSPDPVTSEDNCEGDTQI; via the exons AACGACTGCGCGATGAGATTGTGGCGGCCGCGCTGCAGCTGCGGAGGCACTTCCTCGGACCCTTGCATCCCTCGTTCAGCCTCTTCAAGGTCCTCAAGAGCTGTCTGCTGCGGAGCTTACCGGAGAACGCGCACGAACTGGCCACGGGCCGGCTTCACGTCTCCATGACGAGGCTGGCGGACGGTAAAAACATTCTAGTGTCCGACTTTCAGTCCAGAGAAGACCTCGTCCAG GCTTTGCTGTGCAGCTGTTTTGTGCCAGTGTACTGTGGTCTGGTACCCCCCAGTTTCAGAGGCCAG CGTTACATTGATGGGGGCTTTACCAACATGCAGCCCAGCCAGGAGGCCTGCCTCACGGTCACCGTGTCCCCTTTCGCTGGAGAGATGGACATCTGCCCTCAAGACCCGACCTTCAGCTCGTACAACCTGGCAGTGAGTGGCACCAACTTCCAGCTGACTCTCCAGAACTGCACGAGGATGGCCGACGCACTCTTCCCCCCCACGGGCAAG GCACTGAAACAGATGTACTACAGAGGATACCAGGATGCTATCGTCTTCCTGCAAAGACATG ATCTGATGGCCCCACAGTCTCCTGCCGAGTCCCGCtctctctctgtggcttctctccgCTGCAGTGATGGCACAGCCCTCCCGGCCATGCAGAGTTCTCTCCAGAGGGAGGGGGGTGACAGTAACACCACGCCCACGTGCGCAGATGACTCTTCAGATGAATCGGAGGAGATGGACTGGACGCTGGGCTCCATGGAGCAGACTCTTTACCACAGCCTCCCAGCCTGGGTTCAGGGAG CGTTGCTGTGCAACATAGTGGGGAAGCTGGGGCTGCTGGGATTTCTGAGCAGCTTCCTTCCTGCGCGCCTGGCTTCGTACATCCTGCTTCCTTACACACTTCCTGTCTTCCTCACCTACTCCCTCAGCCAGAG GGTGCTGCGCTGGCTGGTGGCCTTACCTGAGGAGATGTTCTGGTTCTGGCAGGAAATGAAGCATTTCACACACTTCATGCGAAACGTCTTCATCCAGTCTGTGCAACAGCAGCTACTGCAGAG CCTGGTGAGTCGCCTCTCCCTATCCCCGGTGCtgtccctcctctccccccccttCGAGGAGGACTCTGCTGGGATCCCCACACTGCGTCGCCGCTCCACCCTGTGCCTGCACCTCTCGGGCTCCTCTTCCCTGGACCTGCAGGCCCTGGATCTCCACGGGGCCTCCAGCGATGCCCTGGCCTTCTCCTTCAAGCTGGACCTGCAGCTAGCGGTGGAACAGAAGCCCGGCAGGCCAGCCCTGAACCGGGGCAGCTCCCTGCCCTGGGGAGGGACCCTGCCTCTGGGGTTCAGGGCTCGCTCCCTGCCGGAGATCACCTTCCTGGatgtggaggaggtggaggactCCACTGAGGAGACCCTGCCACAGCAGCACTGCATCTCACAGACCCGCAAGAGGTCCAGTATCCACTGGAGTCCGGAGCCGGTAACTTCTGAAGATAACTGCGAGGAGGACACCAGGGAGACCCTGCCAGAGCAGCTCTGCATCTCGCAGACCTGCAAGAGGTCCAGTATCCACTGGAGTCTGGATCCGGTAACTTCTGAGGATAACTGCGAGGAGGACACCAGGGAGACCCTGCCACAGCAGCTCTGCATCTCACAGACCCGCAAGAGGTCCAGTATCCACTGGAGTCCGGAGCCAGTAACTTCTGAGGATAACTGCGAGGAGGACACCAGGGAGACCCTGCCACAGCAGCTCTGCATCTCACAGACCCGCAAGAGGTCCAGTATCCACTGGAGTCCGGAGCCAGTAACTTCTGAGGATAACTGCGAGGAGGACACCAGGGAGACCCTGCCAGAGCTGCTCTGCGTCTCACAGACCCGCAAGAGGTCCAGTATCCACTGGAGTCCAGATCCAGTAACTTCTGAGGATAACTGCGAGGGTGACACACAGATCTGA